A section of the Pochonia chlamydosporia 170 chromosome 2, whole genome shotgun sequence genome encodes:
- a CDS encoding sodium/calcium exchanger protein (similar to Blastomyces dermatitidis SLH14081 XP_002621746.1): MPTAKFRRGRLRSRPFVTTIVFLSVLTAYSVLLQNHRYGRHEQHHDAPQGALFRREKEPVCGDVHSATDQCAFVKKYCLDEDAGLVPYLEWYFCSFNGIRPIGFSLLIIWLGLLFTTIGIAASDFFSVNLSTIATILGLSESLAGVTFLAFGNGSPDVFSTFAAMSSNSPGMAVGELIGAACFITGVVAGSMALVREFRVDRKTYARDICFFIVAVAFAMIFLADGHLRFWECWVMVGYYIIYVVTVVGCHWYSTRRKRRLRREGEARSHFYSMVGHSGDELAGEPYRDEPETPHDDVRDDSHSASATTDISALERGPRVEFENQDQDSAAEGSNEDASDQDHERMVAAEVSRSMRVLRTGKNRSTQLNPIRPSLVGALEFRSALAQLQRESNLQLSHIPGRSYSDYHVTGRERRGTTSVVPDSGLWETVSTPGVGPRERAFSYGATAVASAPLPTLEDVESSSDTDSNLGIPGQAASAHATTTSTPYVVGGSLAPPPVGPSGTIDTAKAAEGGHGHGKQPDALRLVIPSRRSSHSEGSSPASPFPRYTDSPSPMAVSPNPHLERTEFMLPPPVAPHRDGHFPDMSETVVVPRRPVRWWPYSLLPPPHVVLATLFPTLQAWGEKTIWDKFLSTISVPSIFLLVVTLPVVESETNESSVDDLTILDDSSRRDLGHTAPPVSVEPQQIEPEGEWERYRRYTRSRRNSRASVEVSSPQLLITLENDDTAVASQGDTTNAHAVAKPLSDMPSISNANDEPSTWNRWLVCVQLFTGPLFAVMILWANMAEEFSDPGRTLVKMILYTLLASLILLAFLFLFTSDHKRPKYHFLLCFLGFIISIAWISTIAGEVVGVLKTFGVVLNISEALLGLTIFAAGNSVGDLVADITVARLGYPVMALSACFGGPMLNILLGIGIGGVLMMVQNANKKHAKHPDRPIQYGPYSVEVGPTLMISAVTLLIILVLLLIIVPLNKWILSRKIGWGLIALWTLSTIANVVVEVTGVWQES, from the exons ATGCCGACAGCCAAATTCAGAAGGGGCCGTTTGCGCTCCCGCCCGTtcgtcaccaccattgtGTTTCTAAGTGTCTTGACGGCCTACTCGGTGTTGCTGCAGAATCATCGCTATGGGAGACACGAACAGCACCATGACGCACCTCAGGGCGCTCTTTTTCGACGAGAGAAGGAACCTGTGTGCGGCGACGTACATTCTGCCACGGATCAATGTGCGTTTGTGAAGAAATATTGCCTGGACGAGGACGCTGGGCTGGTACCATATCTCGAGTGGTACTTCTGTTCCTTTAATGGTATCAGGCCGATTGGTTTCAGTCTTCTTATCATTTGGCTTGGGCTGCTGTTTACCACAATCGGTATTGCCGCCAGTGACTTCTTCAGCGTCAATTTGAGCACAATCGCCACCATTCTTGGTCTCAGTGAAAGTCTCGCAGGAGTCACCTTTTTGGcctttggcaatggctcTCCCGACGTATTCAGCACATTCGCCGCCATGAGCTCCAACAGTCCCGGCATGGCTGTTGGCGAGCTCATCGGTGCGGCTTGCTTTATCACCGGTGTGGTTGCCGGCTCCATGGCTCTCGTGCGCGAATTCCGCGTAGACAGAAAGACATATGCAAGGGATatctgcttcttcatcgtgGCAGTGGCATTTGCAATGATCTTCTTAGCCGATGGGCATTTACGGTTCTGGGAATGCTGGGTCATGGTTGGCTATTACATCATATATGTGGTGACAGTGGTCGGCTGTCATTGGTATTCGACTAGGAGGAAACGACGGTTACGCCGAGAAGGCGAGGCACGAAGCCATTTCTACAGTATGGTTGGACACTCAGGTGATGAGCTTGCCGGAGAGCCGTACCGCGATGAACCCGAAACCCCTCATGACGATGTCAGGGACGACTCTCATAGTGCTTCGGCAACGACGGACATATCGGCTCTTGAACGAGGGCCAAGGGTCGAATTCGAAAACCAAGACCAGGATAGTGCTGCAGAAGGCTCGAATGAAGACGCCAGCGACCAAGATCATGAACGAATGGTGGCCGCCGAAGTGTCGCGGAGCATGCGTGTTCTACGAACAGGAAAAAATAGGTCGACTCAGTTGAATCCGATACGTCCCAGTTTGGTTGGGGCGCTGGAATTCCGATCCGCCTTGGCGCAGCTGCAGCGAGAGAGTAATCTGCAGCTGTCACATATCCCCGGAAGAAGCTACTCAGACTATCATGTCACTGGCCGAGAAAGGAGAGGCACGACCAGTGTGGTACCCGATTCAGGTCTGTGGGAAACTGTGTCAACCCCTGGAGTTGGCCCCCGTGAGAGAGCGTTTTCATACGGCGCGACGGCGGTAGCGTCGGCGCCCCTTCCTACATTGGAGGATGTAGAGAGCTCCAGCGACACGGATAGCAATCTAGGGATTCCTGGGCAGGCTGCCTCAGCTCATGCTACAACCACTTCTACACCATACGTTGTTGGTGGAAGCCTGGCACCACCTCCTGTTGGCCCTTCTGGCACGATCGACACTGCGAAGGCGGCTGAAGGCGGCCACGGGCATGGAAAACAACCTGATGCTCTGCGCCTGGTTATACCCAGCAGGCGCAGTAGCCATAGCGAAGGATCGTCTCCAGCGTCGCCGTTCCCTCGTTACACCGACTCACCCTCGCCGATGGCTGTATCGCCTAACCCGCATTTAGAGAGGACGGAATTCATGCTACCACCGCCGGTGGCGCCGCATCGAGATGGCCACTTTCCAGATATGTCGGAGACAGTGGTGGTCCCTCGACGGCCTGTACGGTGGTGGCCATActctcttcttccaccacctcatGTTGTTCTTGCCACGTTGTTTCCGACATTGCAGGCATGGGGTGAGAAGACCATTTGGGACAAATTCCTGAGCACCATATCAGTACCGAGCATCTTTTTACTTGTAGTTACACTTCCAGTTGTGGAGTCTGAGACGAACGAAAGCTCGGTGGACGACTTGACTATCCTGGATGATTCTAGTCGCCGCGACCTTGGCCACACGGCGCCGCCAGTTTCGGTCGAGCCGCAGCAGATCGAGCCAGAAGGAGAATGGGAGCGATACAGAAGATACACGCGAAGCCGTAGAAACAGCCGTGCGTCTGTTGAGGTTTCCTCCCCGCAGTTGCTCATCACTCTTGAAAACGACGATACCGCAGTAGCCTCACAGGGCGACACAACAAATGCACATGCCGTGGCAAAGCCACTGTCCGACATGCCATCGATTAGCAACGCGAATGACGAACCCTCGACGTGGAATCGGTGGCTTGTTTGTGTGCAACTTTTTACAGGGCCTCTTTTTGCCGTGATGATTCTATGGGCGAACATGGCCGAAGAGTTTTCGGACCCGGGGAGAACACTAGTGAAGATGATATTATATACCCTTCTTGCGTCACTTATCCttcttgcttttcttttcttgtttaCCTCAGACCACAAGCGACCCAAATATCACTTCCTCCTCTGCTTTCTTGGGTTTATCATTAGCATCGCGTGGATTTCGACAATTGCCGGGGAGGTGGTTGGTGTCTTGAAGACGTTCGGGGTCGTTTTGAACATATCAGAGGCGTTACTCGGCCTGACTATATTCGCCGCTGGCAACAGTGTGGGTGATTTGGTAGCTGACATAACGGTGGCGCGACTGGGTTATCCAGTGATGGCACT ATCTGCCTGCTTTGGAGGCCCAATGTTAAATATCTTGCTGGGGATTGGTATCGGCGGCGTGCTCATGATGGTACAAAatgcaaacaagaagcacGCGAAGCATCCAGATCGACCTATTCAATATGGTCCATATAGTGTGGAAGTTGGACCGACGCTCATGATCTCCGCTGTCACGCTTCTCATAATATTGGTACTACTCTTGATCATCGTGCCATTGAACAAATGGATACTGAGCCGCAAGATCGGATGGGGCTTGATTGCACTGTGGACATTGAGCACGATTGCCAACGTGGTTGTGGAAGTGACTGGGGTGTGGCAGGAATCGTGA
- a CDS encoding DnaJ domain-containing protein (similar to Metarhizium acridum CQMa 102 XP_007807385.1) → MKIAYLSIGLLSLLTPLAAAWSKEDREIFRIRDEISAHEADPAATFYDILGVPHSASFEDINKAHRKKTVALHPDKVAQRLRAERVKQAGGKGKKSSVKPPTSAEIKAAVKLASERQTRLSLIANILKGPSRDRYDHFLANGFPLWKGTDYYYNRYRPGLGTVMVGLFIVGGGAIHYLILYMSWKRQREFIERYVKFARDTAWGGNLGIPNVEPQAPATPPDEDTPPPVPQNRRERRMQEKEAKKEGGRGRTKKATKKTPSASRDASTGPTGARKRVVAENGKILVVDSLGDVYLEEEDEEGNVNEYLLDPNQLLEPTFKDTAVVRLPIHIFNLTLGRFTGNKEAPLDSPSGEIDEVVDASQRTPSNESVGDDFELLDKSTDSLGKAKSSAMEKSGKSGKRKNKKR, encoded by the exons ATGAAGATCGCCTATCTCTCCATTGGGCTTCTGTCCCTTCTGACGCCGCTTGCGGCTGCTTGGAGTAAAGAAG ACCGTGAGATCTTCCGAATCCGCGATGAGATCTCTGCCCACGAGGCTGATCCCGCCGCAACCTTTTACGATATTCTTGGCGTCCCTCACAGTGCGTCGTTCGAGGACATCAACAAGGCCCATCGAAAGAAGACAGTTGCTCTGCACCCCGACAAGGTCGCACAGCGATTGAGGGCAGAGCGCGTGAAGCAAGCTGGtggaaagggaaagaagagctCTGTCAAGCCTCCCACCTCTGCGGAGATTAAAGCTGCTGTCAAGCTTGCATCCGAGCGCCAGACCCGACTCAGTCTGATCGCCAACATCCTGAAAGGCCCCTCGAGAGACCGCTACGACCATTTCCTTGCCAATGGGTTCCCCCTGTGGAAAGGCACCGACTACTACTACAACCGGTACCGCCCTGGACTGGGGACCGTTATGGTTGGCCTGTTCATTGTCGGTGGAGGTGCTATTCACTACCTGATCCTGTATATGAGCTGGAAGCGGCAGCGCGAATTTATCGAGCGCTATGTTAAATTTGCGAGGGACACTGCCTGGGGCGGAAATCTTGGTATTCCCAATGTCGAGCCTCAAGCACCCGCTACGCCTCCCGATGAGGATACCCCTCCACCAGTGCCTCAGAACCGCAGAGAACGCCGTATGCAGGAaaaggaggccaagaaagAAGGCGGCCGTGGACGCACTAAGAAGGCTACTAAGAAGACCCCTAGTGCTTCTCGTGATGCTTCAACTGGCCCTACTGGTGCTCGCAAGAGAgttgttgctgagaatggcaagaTCCTCGTGGTTGATTCGTTGGGAGACGTCTacttggaggaggaagatgaggaaggcAATGTCAATGAATACCTCCTTGAT CCCAACCAGCTTCTGGAACCTACCTTCAAGGACACTGCTGTTGTGCGCCTTCCCATTCATATCTTCAACTTGACTCTTGGCCGCTTCACCGGAAACAAGGAGGCTCCTCTCGATTCTCCTAGTGGCGAGATCGACGAGGTAGTCGATGCATCTCAGCGAACCCCCAGCAACGAATCTGTCGGCGACGACTTTGAACTTTTGGACAAGAGCACCGACTCTCTCGGCAAAGCGAAATCGTCCGCCATGGAGAAGAGcggcaagtctggcaagcgcaagaacaagaagcgATGA
- a CDS encoding phosphomannomutase (similar to Metarhizium acridum CQMa 102 XP_007807388.1) — MSTTSYPPLEERPLKNTICLFDVDGTLTPARLVSPPLLSPSQKPTSRQDASPEILSILAALRQKCAIGFVGGSDLNKQQEQIGKPAGNVPVTTLFDFCFAENGLTAYKLGQELPSNSFIQWIGEDKYKKLVNFILHYVADLDIPVKRGTFVEFRNGMINVSPVGRNASTKERNDFEAFDKGAGVRKAFVQALKEKFPDVDLTYSIGGQISFDVFPRGWDKTYCLKHLEEEAKKPGGIEYKDIHFFGDKAFEGGNDWEIYSDPRTIGHAVKSPEDTIRILKETFGL, encoded by the coding sequence atgagCACCACCAGCTACCCTCCCCTCGAGGAACGGCCCCTCAAAAACACAATCTGCCTCTTCGACGTAGACGGCACCCTCACCCCCGCCCGCCTAGTAAGTCCTCCCCTCCTCTCCCCATCACAAAAACCAACATCCAGACAGGACGCATCCCCCGAAatcctctccatcctcgccgccctccGCCAAAAATGCGCCATCGGCTTCGTCGGCGGCTCCGAcctcaacaaacaacaagaacaaatCGGCAAACCCGCCGGCAACGTCCCCGTCACCACCCTCTTCGACTTCTGCTTCGCGGAGAACGGCCTAACAGCCTACAAGCTCGGCCAGGAGCTCccctccaacagcttcatccagTGGATCGGCGAGGACAAGTAcaagaagctcgtcaacTTTATCCTGCACTACGTGGCGGACCTAGACATCCCCGTCAAGCGCGGCACGTTTGTCGAGTTCCGGAACGGCATGATTAACGTCTCGCCCGTGGGGAGGAACGCCAGCACCAAAGAGAGGAATGACTTTGAGGCGTTTGACAAGGGTGCGGGCGTGAGGAAGGCGTTTGTGCAggcgttgaaggagaagtttCCGGATGTGGATTTGACGTATTCGATTGGGGGGCAGATTTCGTTTGATGTGTTTCCGAGGGGGTGGGATAAGACGTATTGCTTGAAGcatttggaggaggaggctaAGAAGCCGGGCGGTATTGAGTATAAGGATATTCACTTTTTTGGGGACAAGGCTTTTGAGGGGGGGAATGATTGGGAGATTTACTCTGATCCTAGGACGATTGGGCATGCGGTCAAGTCGCCTGAAGATACTATTCGGATCTTGAAGGAGACTTTTGGTTTGTAG
- a CDS encoding WW domain-containing protein (similar to Coccidioides immitis RS XP_001243382.1): MERSRGIPDQEMFLSKPAPGDGGDSPTVEPLRIFKPKSPEPAGRSSASPANRPSFPLPPGASSSAAPLPFPDDDEVRRPTPPKPYGSAYNDTTPRLDTSPVDKRPGLAERRGASPKVINSPSSPEADQGLFARPLKEQARPIPAGTNYPNYQKTYYPPPGASTTAGSSSNASSGLQPPNGDQSNMGNQGVNRFASTASNSTTRASRGSPPPPETPIVEPGNIPGGGIEARYAASGISGTATLTSLQAHQAQSAAAAQRLAHYGNQPPPQRPWTPTESPDQAPSGPPTVYQGSNPVSSPEQRPGAVSAPPQQAQALNPDQQQNAPVQVSVLEQDFQRLSTKTPPPAYSSVNPNGGSAYPKDKQRPQQQGATPGTTATTAAAASAATTARPNTTPPTATAAVSPPTKAAALATNAGATTAAATAGLVSPALQHPGHPAFANDPRPEQNGQPLQSATPSISLQTQTPASPPPLPEGWIAHLDQNSGQYYYIHLATQATQWEFPKGPNPIQHEQTPLSPTTSTYGNPLTSPMFGKQSMASPMFPPHTPGYAESIMSVASQTPTAAGFTGPPPSSGVDMYRIQPTNGVYFGPYLRYVNMDVENGVWRGSILIVTDAPQPPTIHLHLSVDLSPNPRQLEPRNIYTHQRWAFYKYDLDLQMSESGTERWTYAVTSHLGCTRYEFVVAGRHETAWRFIAHSGNDFAAGTSQNERARLGGVGFMWKDVLQKNVDCGGFHVQLGLGDQIYGDRLWREVPLLKQWLAMSGRDNKKNVQWTARHEEDVAHAYFHFYTSHFDQPFMREAFAQIPHVLQINDHDIFDGYGSYPDYMQSSAMFKNIGRIATEMYLLFQHHTTTEIMRNVSTDHDIFTITGTGWHFVKFLGPAMAVVGPDCRSERTQARVMAGPTYQGIFPKVATLPPSVQHVIWMVSVPVVYPRLDGVESLANTVAAGKKSVNTTYNILGKVTSSVAGVVGGKEVVSQGFSQVKKAVGKTGLMGNVLNQFGELDIQEVLKDMWTHETKDLERTYFIRTLQGIAQQKGIRMTFLSGDVAASGAGLVHDPTHPADHKTMYQIISSPIVSAPQGGYILKLLHNQKTLYVPKNGQKSTHEVSDTKEDMMEIFHTDASGATREMKKLMGRRNYVTFVAYDQDAASQVPFSPNPSISSSQQGLSKLSLAVDFVVQGDGAYTATTKYGPVIIPHLEFGR; this comes from the exons ATGGAGAGAAGTCGCGGAATACCCGACCAGGAGATGTTCCTGAGCAAACCCGCTCCAGGAGACGGTGGTGATAGTCCTACTGTTGAGCCTTTGCGCATTTTCAAACCAAAGAGTCCTGAACCAGCCGGCCGCAGCTCTGCATCTCCTGCGAACCGTCCTTCGTTCCCTCTTCCTCCTGGTGCATCAAGCTCTGCAGCACCGCTTCCCTTtccagacgacgacgaggtgCGCAGGCCAACTCCGCCGAAGCCATACGGTTCAGCTTACAACGACACGACACCTCGTCTGGACACGAGCCCTGTCGACAAGAGGCCCGGCTTGGCTGAGAGGCGGGGTGCTTCTCCCAAGGTTATCAACTCACCTTCAAGCCCCGAGGCTGACCAAGGACTTTTTGCACGACCTTTGAAAGAACAAGCCCGTCCCATACCGGCTGGTACAAACTATCCAAATTATCAAAAGACATACTATCCGCCTCCAGGCGCCTCAACGACGGCTGGCTCGTCTAGCAATGCCTCTTCCGGCTTACAGCCTCCTAATGGAGACCAATCCAACATGGGCAACCAAGGTGTAAATCGATTCGCATCTACAGCCTCAAACTCAACCACCCGAGCTAGCCGTGGCTCGCCACCCCCTCCCGAGACTCCCATCGTCGAGCCTGGAAATATACCAGGCGGCGGCATCGAAGCTCGTTACGCCGCCTCTGGTATTTCCGGTACTGCCACACTCACCAGCCTACAAGCTCATCAAGCCCAGAGCGCTGCTGCTGCGCAGAGATTAGCCCATTATGGAAatcaacctcctccccaACGTCCTTGGACTCCCACCGAGTCACCAGATCAAGCTCCTTCGGGACCTCCAACAGTGTACCAAGGCTCCAACCCTGTCTCCAGCCCAGAGCAACGGCCAGGAGCCGTCTCGGCACCTCCACAGCAAGCTCAAGCGCTGAATCCCGACCAGCAACAGAATGCTCCCGTACAAGTCAGCGTTTTGGAGCAAGACTTCCAACGTCTTAGTACCAAGACTCCTCCTCCGGCCTACTCAAGTGTCAACCCCAACGGTGGGTCAGCATATCCAAAGGACAAGCAGCGACCCCAGCAGCAGGGCGCTACTCCTGGAACCACTGCTACtactgctgccgccgcttcTGCTGCTACAACCGCGCGACCTAAcacaactcctccaacggCTACCGCTGCTGTATCGCCGCCGACTAAAGCAGCGGCGCTGGCCACCAATGCAGGGGCAACTACTGCTGCCGCGACTGCCGGCTTGGTTTCGCCTGCTCTCCAACATCCTGGACATCCCGCCTTCGCGAACGATCCCAGACCGGAGCAAAACGGACAGCCACTTCAGTCTGCGACTCCTAGCATATCTCTTCAAACTCAGACACCTGCGTCCCCTCCCCCATTGCCAGAGGGCTGGATTGCTCATTTGGATCAAAACTCTGGGCAATACTACTACATTCACCTCGCGACTCAAGCCACGCAATGGGAGTTTCCCAAGGGACCGAATCCCATCCAGCATGAACAGACGCCGCTTTCACCAACAACTTCTACGTATGGGAATCCCTTGACATCTCCAATGTTCGGCAAGCAGTCCATGGCTTCACCCATGTTCCCTCCGCATACGCCGGGCTATGCTGAAAGCATTATGAGTGTGGCTTCCCAGACTCCTACCGCTGCAGGATTCACtggtcctcctccaagcTCAGGAGTCGACATGTACAGAATCCAGCCAACGAATGGAGTCTATTTCGGCCCGTATTTGCGATATGTCAATAtggatgttgagaatggAGTTTGGCGCGGCAGCATTCTCATCGTTACCGATGCGCCTCAGCCGCCAAcaatccatcttcatctcagcGTAGACCTCTCACCGAACCCGAGGCAGCTCGAACCACGAAACATTTACACACATCAGAGATGGGCTTTTTACAAGTATGATCTCGATTTGCAAATGAGCGAATCTGGTACAGAACGATGGACGTACGCTGTGACCTCGCACCTGGGCTGTACAAGATACGAGTTTGTGGTGGCAGGTCGACACGAAACTGCCTGGCGCTTCATCGCACACTCTGGTAATGATTTTGCTGCTGGTACTTCCCAGAACGAACGAGCGCGCCTTGGGGGCGTTGGCTTTATGTGGAAGGACGTTTTACAGAAGAACGTAGACTGCGGTGggttccatgtccaacttgggCTTGGAGATCAAATCTATGGCGACAGGTTGTGGAGAGAAGTTCCGTTGCTGAAGCAATGGTTGGCAATGAGCGGCAGAGATAACAAAAAGAATGTCCAGTGGACGGCACGTcatgaggaagatgttgcGCATGCATACTTCCACTTCTATACCAGCCACTTTGACCAGCCCTTTATGAGGGAAGCGTTTGCTCAGATACCACATGTTTTGCAAATTAACGATCACGACAT TTTCGACGGATATGGCTCATATCCCGACTATATGCAATCGTCGGCCATGTTCAAAAACATTGGCCGTATTGCGACAGAAATGTATCTCCTATTTCAACACCATACGACGACCGAGATTATGCGAAATGTCAGCACCGATCATGACATCTTCACAATTACCGGCACGGGCTGGCACTTTGTCAAGTTCCTTGGCCCTGCAATGGCGGTGGTCGGACCAGACTGTCGGTCCGAGAGAACACAAGCCCGAGTCATGGCCGGGCCAACCTACCAGGGCATATTCCCCAAAGTTGCAACTTTACCTCCCAGCGTGCAGCATGTGATATGGATGGTTTCCGTGCCCGTTGTATATCCAAGGTTGGACGGAGTGGAGAGCTTAGCCAATACGGTTGCCGCCGGCAAAAAGTCTGTCAACACAACGTACAATATTCTCGGCAAGGTCACAAGCTCGGTTGCTGGCGTTGTAGGTGGTAAGGAGGTTGTCTCGCAGGGATTTTCGCAAGTCAAGAAAGCGGTTGGCAAAACCGGTCTCATGGGCAACGTGTTGAATCAGTTTGGTGAATTGGACATTCAAGAGGTTTTGAAAGATATGTGGACGCACGAGACCAAAGACTTGGAACGAACTTACTTTATTCGTACCCTACAAGGCATTGCTCAGCAGAAAGGCATCCGAATGACCTTTTTGTCAGGTG ACGTCGCAGCTTCTGGCGCGGGCTTGGTCCACGACCCGACACACCCCGCCGACCACAAGACAATGTACCAGATTATTTCATCACCAATCGTCAGTGCTCCGCAAGGGGGCTAcattttgaagcttctgcacAACCAAAAGACACTTTATGTGCCCAAGAATGGGCAAAAGTCAACGCATGAGGTATCCGATACCAAGGAAGACATGATGGAGATTTTCCACACGGATGCCAGCGGTGCCACCCgtgagatgaagaagttgatggGCCGAAGGAACTACGTGACGTTTGTGGCTTACGATCAAGACGCAGCCAGTCAAGTCCCGTTTAGCCCGAatcccagcatcagcagcagtCAACAGGGGCTGTCAAAGCTCAGTCTGGCCGTGGACTTTGTTGTCCAAGGTGACGGGGCGTACACGGCGACAACCAAGTACGGACCGGTGATAATTCCTCATCTCGAGTTTGGGAGGTAA